One genomic segment of Phalacrocorax carbo chromosome Z, bPhaCar2.1, whole genome shotgun sequence includes these proteins:
- the ARK2C gene encoding E3 ubiquitin-protein ligase ARK2C: MVLVHVGYLVLPVFGSVRNRGAPFQRSQHPHATSCRHFHLGPQPQLSTDFTLPHAVQPQPGLTPHMAPTHQHSGPLHQPLAPVPALPFQDVAGPSFLPQALHQQYLLQQQLLEAQHRRLMPHPRRAQERMSVQPHRLHPSFDFSHQLQTPQPMGTQPRYLAEGTDWDLSVDAGLTHAQFQVRPVPQPYQHYLATPRMHHFPRSTSSTQMVVHEIRNYPYPQLQLLALQGLNPSRHTSAVRESYEELLQLEDRLGSVSRGAIQNTIERFTFPHKYKKRRPQEGKSEHEDGEESDTDEKCTICLSMLEDGEDVRRLPCMHLFHQVCVDQWLATSKKCPICRVDIETQLGSDS; this comes from the exons GTGCTCCTTTTCAAAGGTCTCAGCATCCCCATGCTACCTCCTGCCGGCACTTCCACCTGGGTCCCCAGCCTCAGCTCTCCACCGACTTCACCCTGCCTCACGCAGTgcagccccagccggggctgaCCCCCCACATGGCCCCCACGCACCAGCACAGCGGCCCCCTGCACCAACCCCTGGCACCGGTGCCAGCCCTGCCCTTCCAGGATGTGGCCGGACCCTCCTTCCTACCTCAGGCGCTTCACCAGCAAtacctcctccagcagcagctcctcgaGGCACAGCACCGCCGGCTCATGCCCCACCCCAG GCGGGCTCAAGAGCGCATGTCTGTTCAGCCTCACCGTCTACACCCCAGCTTCGACTTCAGCCACCAACTGCAAACTCCACAACCCATGGGGACCCAGCCTAGGTATTTAGCAGAAGGCACAGACTG GGACCTCAGTGTCGATGCGGGGCTGACTCACGCCCAGTTCCAGGTCCGGCCGGTCCCTCAGCCCTATCAGCATTACTTAGCTACACCTCGGATGCACCATTTCCCCAGAAGCACATCCTCGACACAGATG GTTGTTCACGAAATCAGAAATTACCCTTATCCTCAGCTTCAGCTACTTGCTCTTCAGGGACTGAACCCAAGCAGGCACACGTCCGCCGTGCGGGAGAGCTATGAA gagctgctgcagctggaggacaGGCTGGGCAGCGTGAGCCGGGGCGCCATCCAGAACACCATCGAGAGGTTCACCTTCCCCCACAAGTACAAGAAG AGAAGACCACAGGAGGGCAAATCTGAACATGAGGATGGAGAGGAGTCAGACACTGATGAGAAATGCACAATCTGTCTGTCCATGCTTGAAGATGGAGAAGATGTCAG GCGGTTGCCCTGTATGCATCTCTTCCACCAAGTGTGCGTGGACCAGTGGCTGGCCACCAGCAAGAAGTGCCCGATCTGCAGGGTGGACATTGAAACACAGCTCGGCTCGGACAGCTGA